One segment of Brassica napus cultivar Da-Ae chromosome C3, Da-Ae, whole genome shotgun sequence DNA contains the following:
- the LOC106350371 gene encoding uncharacterized protein LOC106350371: protein MSKIANLDFSALKSNGDNYLEWALDAKIMLRSKDLGDTITKDNNSSDKDKYRAIYMIRHHLQENLKTQYMTMENPYDLWIALQRRYDHQKTVLLPKAQYDWKHIRFLDYKSVDEYNSVLFRIVSLLRLCGEKVTEEEMLNKTLSTFPQTNMVLQQQYRERNFATYTELIECLLLAEANNELLLKNSEMRPPGTAPLPDISKLAIEPKKESNLVQHNDHPGPNRGRSQGRGRGSFKAHGRGRGRGTTPGFSRGRGRGRSVSFKPQIKADRCHRCGMGNHWAKNCRTPKHLCELYMESLKRNPEANMVRDPGYDGDDDDDLEDVQDHQHESDKVDHMEFETSDILK from the coding sequence atGTCAAAGATTGCGAATCTTGATTTCAGTGCTTTGAAAAGCAATGGTGACAACTACCTGGAATGGGCGCTTGATGCAAAGATCATGCTGCGATCAAAAGATCTTGGTGACACAATCACCAAAGACAACAATTCCAGTGACAAAGACAAGTATAGAGCTATCTACATGATACGCCACCATCTCCAAGAGAACTTGAAAACTCAGTACATGACCATGGAAAATCCATATGACCTTTGGATCGCTTTACAGCGAAGATATgaccaccagaaaacggtgttgcttccaaaggctcaATATGATTGGAAACACATAAGGTTCTTGGACTACAAATCAGTAGACGAGTACAACTCAGTCCTGTTCAGAATTGTGTCCTTGTTAAGGTTATGTGGTGAAAAAGTAACCGAGGAAGAGATGCTTAATAAAACTCTCTCCACGTTTCCTCAAACCAACATGGTATTGCAACAGCAGTACAGAGAGAGGAATTTCGCCACATATACTGAGTTGATAGAATGTCTCTTGTTGGCTGAAGCTAACAACGAACTGTTATTgaaaaacagtgagatgagacctcctGGTACAGCTCCATTACCCGACATCTCTAAGCTGGCTATAGAGCCAAAGAAAGAGAGTAACCTTGTCCAACACAATGACCATCCCGGTCCAAACCGTGGAAGAAGTCAAGGACGAGGTCGTGGTTCTTTTAAAGCACACGGGCGAGGACGTGGTCGCGGTACCACACCCGGCTTTAGCCGTGGTCGTGGCCGAGGCCGTAGTGTGTCTTTTAAACCACAGATCAAAGCTGATCGATGCCACAGATGTGGTATGGGTAATCATTGGGCAAAGAATTGCCGAACTCCTAAGCATTTGTGTGAGCTTTACATGGAGAGCTTAAAAAGAAACCCGGAAGCTAACATGGTTCGAGACCCGGGatatgatggtgatgatgatgatgacttggAAGACGTCCAGGATCACCAGCACGAGTCAGACAAAGTTGATCACATGGAGTTTGAAACTTCAGACATACTGAAATAA
- the LOC125583984 gene encoding MLP-like protein 328 — translation MATSGTYVTEVPLKGTVEKHYKKWRSENHAFPEAIGHHIQNVIIHDGEWDSHGAIKTWNYTCDGKPEVFKERREIDDEKKTVTFRGLEGHVMEQLKVYDVILEFIPKSEDGCVCKITMIWEKRNDEFPEPSNYMKFVKSMVADMDDHVLKA, via the exons ATGGCGACGTCAGGAACATACGTGACCGAGGTTCCGTTAAAAGGGACGGTGGAGAAACACTACAAGAAGTGGAGGAGCGAGAACCATGCCTTCCCGGAAGCCATAGGCCACCACATCCAAAATGTCATCATTCACGACGGCGAATGGGACTCTCACGGGGCCATCAAGACTTGGAACTACACATGCG ATGGGAAGCCAGAGGTATTCAAGGAAAGGAGAGAGATAGACGATGAGAAGAAAACGGTGACATTTAGAGGACTTGAAGGTCACGTGATGGAACAACTCAAGGTGTATGACGTCATCCTGGAGTTTATCCCCAAGTCGGAGGATGGTTGCGTCTGCAAAATTACTATGATATGGGAGAAGCGTAACGATGAGTTCCCCGAACCAAGCAACTACATGAAATTCGTCAAGAGCATGGTTGCTGACATGGACGACCATGTTCTCAAAGcttaa
- the LOC111209554 gene encoding uncharacterized protein LOC111209554 produces MARRLTAEEKGKYLATGFMEPQIKRIRALPLDTTTLIEENSRTLIGRLTNPTEQRLWALIPSLPRKWNAQGRVIGSNLGNTCFQFRFEKEEDPQRVLDNRPYHFGYWMVILEKWQPIIADTFPSTIPFWVKIKGLPLHFWHEDMICRIGKELGTYEKHELTKTSARVRVAVNGLNPLVKETIIEFDSGEESKITLEYERLENHCTICLLLSHKSEHCPSRAPEPSPRENPRLEIASDRMNQPTETTSLYQARKYPSQHESSHKERGKVAETSHREWIDMGEPLGIGLVQDTPGTFHRFKNVSW; encoded by the coding sequence ATGGCTAGGCGCCTCACAGCTGAAGAGAAAGGAAAATATTTAGCCACTGGATTTATGGAGCCACAAATCAAGAGGATTAGAGCCCTGCCGTTAGATACTACGACTTTGATCGAAGAGAACTCCCGAACTCTGATAGGAAGGCTAACAAACCCGACAGAGCAACGTCTTTGGGCCCTCATCCCCTCTCTACCTAGAAAATGGAATGCACAAGGTAGAGTGATAGGGTCAAATCTTGGGAATACATGTTTCCAGTTCAGGTTTGAGAAGGAAGAAGATCCACAGAGAGTTCTAGATAACAGACCTTATCACTTTGGGTACTGGATGGTCATCCTAGAGAAATGGCAGCCTATCATTGCTGATACGTTCCCCTCAACCATACCTTTTTGGGTCAAGATCAAAGGATTGCCTCTCCATTTCTGGCATGAAGACATGATATGCAGGATTGGAAAGGAGCTGGGAACTTATGAGAAGCACGAACTGACAAAGACATCTGCAAGAGTCAGAGTGGCAGTAAACGGCCTCAACCCACTGGTGAAAGAAACTATAATAGAATTCGACTCAGGTGAAGAAAGCAAAATCACCTTGGAATATGAGCGCCTAGAGAACCACTGCACAATTTGTCTGCTTCTTTCACACAAGAGTGAACATTGTCCATCACGAGCCCCTGAACCATCACCAAGAGAGAATCCCCGACTGGAGATTGCAAGTGACCGCATGAATCAGCCAACAGAGACCACTAGTCTCTATCAAGCTCGGAAGTACCCATCTCAACATGAATCTTCCCACAAGGAGAGAGGGAAAGTAGCAGAGACTTCACACAGAGAGTGGATAGACATGGGAGAACCTTTGGGGATAGGGTTAGTACAAGACACACCAGGAACCTTCCACCGGTTCAAGAACGTCTCTTGGTGA